From Arcticibacter tournemirensis, one genomic window encodes:
- a CDS encoding GNAT family N-acetyltransferase, whose product MTIRAAERADCPRIMELVHQLAVFEKAPHEVTVSRAEFEEAGFGTNPVWKAFVAEVNGKIEGFALYYVRFSTWKGCRMYLEDLYITEDFRGLGIGKRLLETLMQEAREKGFNGITWQVLEWNEPAIKFYKRYNARFDNEWVNVSVELNEHSKTSLQEII is encoded by the coding sequence ATGACAATAAGAGCAGCAGAGAGAGCAGATTGCCCCAGGATTATGGAACTGGTGCATCAGCTGGCCGTATTTGAGAAAGCGCCGCACGAAGTTACTGTAAGCCGCGCAGAATTCGAAGAAGCCGGCTTTGGGACGAATCCGGTATGGAAGGCCTTCGTTGCTGAGGTTAATGGAAAAATCGAAGGATTTGCTCTTTATTACGTCCGGTTCTCTACCTGGAAAGGCTGCAGAATGTACCTTGAGGATCTGTATATAACGGAAGATTTCCGTGGCCTTGGCATCGGCAAAAGACTTTTAGAAACACTCATGCAGGAAGCCAGAGAAAAGGGATTTAACGGCATTACATGGCAGGTACTCGAATGGAATGAACCCGCGATAAAGTTTTATAAAAGATATAACGCCCGTTTTGATAATGAGTGGGTCAATGTATCTGTTGAATTGAATGAACACAGCAAAACCAGCTTACAGGAAATTATTTAA
- a CDS encoding DUF4296 domain-containing protein produces the protein MKRLLALFFLINFFSACSWDDVPDGIIKQDEMINVLIDIHLADGYASVYYADSSRGTVDAMYRSVYKKYDTDSVQVRKSLQYYTRHPDKLQLMYEQVNDSLKRIDAEARAVDEKRFKAEQQKLKDSLMMKEELKRDSINKGFRIDTLPYWPFNKFIVKKDTTSRKRNMVAGPPADTLLRPARPLRKISAQ, from the coding sequence ATGAAGCGTTTACTGGCATTGTTTTTTCTGATCAATTTTTTTTCTGCCTGCAGTTGGGATGATGTTCCCGACGGAATTATTAAGCAGGATGAGATGATTAATGTATTAATTGATATTCATCTTGCAGACGGTTATGCTTCTGTTTATTATGCTGATTCGAGCAGGGGGACGGTAGATGCCATGTACCGGTCGGTCTATAAGAAATATGATACGGACTCTGTTCAGGTTCGAAAAAGCCTCCAGTATTATACAAGGCATCCCGATAAGCTGCAACTGATGTACGAACAAGTTAATGACAGCCTGAAACGAATAGATGCTGAGGCAAGGGCAGTAGATGAAAAGAGATTCAAAGCAGAGCAGCAGAAACTGAAGGACTCTTTAATGATGAAGGAGGAATTGAAACGTGACTCTATTAACAAAGGATTCAGGATCGATACATTGCCGTACTGGCCGTTTAACAAGTTCATCGTTAAGAAAGATACCACAAGCAGGAAACGTAATATGGTAGCTGGGCCGCCAGCAGATACACTTCTGAGGCCGGCACGTCCGCTACGAAAAATATCAGCACAATAA
- a CDS encoding aspartate kinase, which translates to MEVYKFGGASVKDANGVKNLSTIVNQTKNKQLLIVISAMGRTTDALEKLTKAYFEGLDTVSEIFGSIRASHEAIADELFQDKDHPVFNDIANTFVEIEWILEDEPFDFDYIYDQIVSVGELLSTKIVSHYLNYAGIDNQWVDARNYIQTDNTYREGKVDWTKTSHLIESQLTALLQKKPVITQGFIGSTSENFTTTLGREGSDYSAAIFASCLKAGAVTIWKDVPGVLNADPKWFDQTELIPQLNYHDAIELAYYGATVIHPKTIKPLQNNSIPLHVRSFLNPQAEGTTISNTGKPLPIPSFIFKVDQVLISILPKDFSFIIEENLSHIFDILHKYKIKVNTMLNSALSFSISVDNDEEKITKLITALSVTYKVKYNKDMELVTIRYYNQQTIDRVTENKKVLLEVKSRHTCQMVMKDNN; encoded by the coding sequence ATTGAAGTATATAAATTTGGGGGTGCCTCTGTTAAAGACGCGAACGGCGTAAAAAACCTCTCTACGATTGTTAATCAAACGAAGAACAAGCAGCTTCTTATTGTAATATCTGCAATGGGCAGAACAACAGATGCACTTGAAAAACTAACGAAAGCTTATTTTGAAGGACTCGATACCGTCTCCGAAATATTCGGAAGTATCAGGGCCAGCCACGAGGCGATAGCCGACGAGCTTTTCCAGGATAAAGATCATCCCGTATTTAATGATATAGCGAACACATTTGTAGAAATAGAATGGATCCTGGAAGACGAACCTTTCGACTTCGACTATATCTACGACCAGATTGTGTCTGTCGGCGAGCTGCTGTCGACAAAGATAGTAAGCCATTATCTTAACTATGCAGGTATAGACAACCAATGGGTAGATGCCAGGAACTATATCCAGACAGACAACACCTACAGGGAAGGAAAAGTGGACTGGACCAAAACATCACATCTGATAGAAAGCCAGTTGACCGCACTGCTGCAAAAGAAACCGGTGATAACACAGGGCTTCATAGGAAGCACCTCCGAAAATTTCACAACCACCCTGGGACGGGAAGGTTCTGACTATTCGGCCGCTATTTTTGCATCCTGCCTAAAAGCCGGAGCCGTTACCATCTGGAAGGATGTTCCCGGGGTATTGAATGCCGACCCGAAATGGTTCGATCAGACAGAACTCATTCCTCAGCTCAACTACCACGATGCCATTGAACTTGCGTACTACGGAGCAACAGTTATTCATCCGAAGACTATAAAGCCACTGCAAAACAACAGCATACCTTTGCATGTGCGGTCGTTCTTAAATCCCCAGGCCGAAGGGACAACCATAAGCAATACTGGAAAACCCCTGCCAATACCTTCATTCATATTTAAGGTAGACCAGGTGCTGATATCCATCCTGCCTAAGGACTTTTCATTTATCATTGAAGAGAACCTCAGCCACATCTTTGATATCCTGCACAAGTATAAGATCAAGGTAAATACAATGCTGAACTCAGCGCTCAGCTTTTCTATCAGTGTTGATAACGACGAGGAGAAAATCACGAAGCTGATCACTGCGCTATCCGTCACCTATAAGGTGAAGTATAACAAGGATATGGAGCTGGTTACGATCCGCTATTATAACCAGCAAACCATCGACCGCGTCACAGAAAACAAGAAGGTATTGCTTGAAGTTAAAAGCCGCCATACCTGTCAGATGGTAATGAAGGATAATAACTGA
- a CDS encoding YggS family pyridoxal phosphate-dependent enzyme, with product MSIAANLTELKNEVERLHVKLIAVSKTKSEEEIMEAYNAGQRVFGENQVQELADKYEHLPKDIEWHLIGHLQTNKVKYIAPFIHLIHSVDSLKLLKEIDKQASKNNRVIDCLLQIYIADEETKFGLGFDEAIELLRSDEFAELKHIRITGVMGIATNTDNEKQIKDEFYELRTFFTGLKHSFFRNQDHFKEVSMGMSSDYKEAIKQGSTMIRVGSTIFGKRGS from the coding sequence ATGAGCATTGCAGCCAACTTGACAGAATTAAAGAATGAAGTAGAGCGTTTACACGTAAAGCTTATAGCGGTTTCCAAAACCAAATCTGAAGAAGAGATTATGGAAGCCTATAACGCCGGACAGCGGGTATTTGGTGAGAATCAGGTGCAGGAACTGGCTGACAAATACGAACACCTCCCCAAAGATATTGAGTGGCATCTTATCGGACATTTGCAAACCAATAAGGTAAAATATATTGCTCCTTTCATACATCTTATTCACTCTGTCGACAGCCTAAAGCTGCTGAAGGAGATTGATAAACAAGCATCGAAGAATAACCGCGTGATCGACTGCCTCCTTCAGATCTATATTGCCGACGAAGAAACAAAATTCGGTCTGGGCTTTGATGAAGCTATAGAATTGCTTCGGTCTGACGAGTTTGCAGAATTGAAACATATCAGGATCACAGGCGTAATGGGTATAGCAACCAATACAGACAATGAAAAGCAGATCAAAGATGAGTTTTATGAGCTTCGGACTTTCTTTACAGGCCTCAAACACTCGTTCTTCAGAAACCAGGACCACTTTAAAGAAGTCTCCATGGGCATGTCATCAGATTATAAGGAGGCGATAAAACAGGGCAGCACAATGATCCGCGTAGGAAGCACTATATTTGGAAAAAGAGGGAGTTAG